The Arachis hypogaea cultivar Tifrunner chromosome 14, arahy.Tifrunner.gnm2.J5K5, whole genome shotgun sequence genome has a segment encoding these proteins:
- the LOC112743320 gene encoding wax ester synthase/diacylglycerol acyltransferase 11 isoform X1, which yields MEYHEIIEEGVEPVSPVGQYFNSSALCIYIIGVIEFEVPIHGLLMQAMSLLKHVFLPINPRFSSIMVQDKKGEKRWKKVDVNLKEHVRTPIFPETLESNDTWFQDYLSRISMEELAQSKPLWEVHIVNSPTSDAHGSVIFKLHHALGDGYSLMGALLSCLQRADDPSLPLSFPTLKPSKQESKSTKGICSSFSWLVSSAFYTVADFGWSMLKSSIINDEKTPIRSGNVGVEFQPISISTMAFSINQVSDIKSRLGVTINDVVTGIVFYGTRLYMEEMNSKSKTAESTALVLLNTRNIEGYQSINDMLNTKAKGPWGNKISFLHVPIPKLKQSRTSNPLEFIWEAHNIIKRKKQSLAVPLTGTLLEMEGKFRGQEVLMLGRTEKKNGCKSNCIKNTFSIVTKLF from the exons ATGGAATATCATGAAATAATAGAGGAGGGAGTAGAGCCAGTTAGTCCTGTGGGACAATATTTCAACAGCTCAGCACTATGCATATACATTATTGGTGTTATAGAATTTGAAGTTCCAATTCATGGTTTGCTAATGCAGGCTATGTCTCTTCTCAAACATGTTTTTCTTCCCATCAATCCACGCTTCTCCTCCATCATG GTGCAAGacaaaaaaggagagaaaagatgGAAGAAAGTTGATGTAAACTTGAAAGAACATGTGAGAACCCCAATATTCCCAGAAACACTAGAATCAAACGACACGTGGTTTCAAGATTACTTATCAAGAATATCAATGGAGGAATTAGCACAAAGCAAGCCCTTATGGGAAGTTCACATAGTAAATAGCCCTACAAGTGATGCACATGGGagtgtgatattcaagcttcacCATGCACTTGGAGATGGCTACTCTCTAATGGGTGCACTTCTATCATGTCTTCAAAGAGCTGATGACCCTtctcttcctttgtcttttcCAACTCTCAAGCCTTCAAAGCAAGAATCTAAGTCCACCAAGGGAATTTGTTCAAGCTTTTCTTGGTTGGTGTCTTCGGCATTTTACACCGTGGCAGATTTTGGATGGAGCATGTTGAAGAGTAGCATCATTAATGATGAAAAGACACCAATTAGATCTGGGAATGTTGGGGTTGAGTTTCAACCGATTTCTATATCAACCATGGCTTTCTCTATCAATCAAGTCTCGGATATCAAGTCTAGGCTTGGAGTG ACAATAAACGATGTAGTAACTGGAATAGTGTTCTATGGGACAAGATTGTATATGGAAGAAATGAACTCCAAATCAAAGACAGCAGAATCCACTGCATTGGTGTTACTGAATACAAGAAACATTGAAGGATACCAATCAATCAATGATATGCTCAACACCAAAGCCAAGGGTCCTTGGGGCAACAAAATTTCCTTCTTGCATGTTCCTATTCCCAAATTAAAACAAAGTAGAACCTCTAATCCTTTAGAGTTTATTTGGGAAGCACATAACATaatcaagagaaagaaacaaTCTTTAGCTGTTCCTCTTACCGGCACACTATTGGAAATGGAGGGTAAATTCAGAGGCCAAGAG GTTTTGATGTTGGgccgaacagaaaagaaaaatggttGCAAGTCCAATTGTATTAAAAATACATTCAGCATTGTTACAAAATTATTTTGA
- the LOC112743320 gene encoding wax ester synthase/diacylglycerol acyltransferase 11 isoform X2 — MAGRTLYQLNGVAHIAGSIGNEVQDKKGEKRWKKVDVNLKEHVRTPIFPETLESNDTWFQDYLSRISMEELAQSKPLWEVHIVNSPTSDAHGSVIFKLHHALGDGYSLMGALLSCLQRADDPSLPLSFPTLKPSKQESKSTKGICSSFSWLVSSAFYTVADFGWSMLKSSIINDEKTPIRSGNVGVEFQPISISTMAFSINQVSDIKSRLGVTINDVVTGIVFYGTRLYMEEMNSKSKTAESTALVLLNTRNIEGYQSINDMLNTKAKGPWGNKISFLHVPIPKLKQSRTSNPLEFIWEAHNIIKRKKQSLAVPLTGTLLEMEGKFRGQEVLMLGRTEKKNGCKSNCIKNTFSIVTKLF; from the exons ATGGCAGGCAGGACCCTGTACCAACTAAACGGTGTTGCACATATTGCCGGTTCTATTGGGAACGAG GTGCAAGacaaaaaaggagagaaaagatgGAAGAAAGTTGATGTAAACTTGAAAGAACATGTGAGAACCCCAATATTCCCAGAAACACTAGAATCAAACGACACGTGGTTTCAAGATTACTTATCAAGAATATCAATGGAGGAATTAGCACAAAGCAAGCCCTTATGGGAAGTTCACATAGTAAATAGCCCTACAAGTGATGCACATGGGagtgtgatattcaagcttcacCATGCACTTGGAGATGGCTACTCTCTAATGGGTGCACTTCTATCATGTCTTCAAAGAGCTGATGACCCTtctcttcctttgtcttttcCAACTCTCAAGCCTTCAAAGCAAGAATCTAAGTCCACCAAGGGAATTTGTTCAAGCTTTTCTTGGTTGGTGTCTTCGGCATTTTACACCGTGGCAGATTTTGGATGGAGCATGTTGAAGAGTAGCATCATTAATGATGAAAAGACACCAATTAGATCTGGGAATGTTGGGGTTGAGTTTCAACCGATTTCTATATCAACCATGGCTTTCTCTATCAATCAAGTCTCGGATATCAAGTCTAGGCTTGGAGTG ACAATAAACGATGTAGTAACTGGAATAGTGTTCTATGGGACAAGATTGTATATGGAAGAAATGAACTCCAAATCAAAGACAGCAGAATCCACTGCATTGGTGTTACTGAATACAAGAAACATTGAAGGATACCAATCAATCAATGATATGCTCAACACCAAAGCCAAGGGTCCTTGGGGCAACAAAATTTCCTTCTTGCATGTTCCTATTCCCAAATTAAAACAAAGTAGAACCTCTAATCCTTTAGAGTTTATTTGGGAAGCACATAACATaatcaagagaaagaaacaaTCTTTAGCTGTTCCTCTTACCGGCACACTATTGGAAATGGAGGGTAAATTCAGAGGCCAAGAG GTTTTGATGTTGGgccgaacagaaaagaaaaatggttGCAAGTCCAATTGTATTAAAAATACATTCAGCATTGTTACAAAATTATTTTGA